A genome region from Carcharodon carcharias isolate sCarCar2 chromosome 17, sCarCar2.pri, whole genome shotgun sequence includes the following:
- the LOC121289937 gene encoding interleukin-1 beta-like translates to MDIREMRTEVGSVTIPMVENESRRTLSYKCNKDSRLTSPTACPQIKSPFQETSPKLMETSSASCQAEPESYQLEITSTCSAISTVGNASLSLEQAVMLVLAVEKFKKKLKQASGDGWEYDGDSFMDTDLLGNFRAIIEEATTCSSYDDAENVSSTYRFMSSERRQVKDDQDRSLILSENLQLLAMTLQQPKNAVQLDMRYYKTAAGNDVEGLPVVLKISSQNLYLSCTGPQDRPIMQLEKWDQNLQNISSATDLLRFVFFKKVFSSGLHFELESAKYHGWYISTSRKNRQPVEMDEKENHKRITVFTAD, encoded by the exons ATGGACATAAGAGAGATGAGAACTGAAGTTGGATCTGTGACCATTCCAATGGTTGAGAATGAATCTCGCAG AACCCTCAGTTACAAATGCAACAAGGATTCACGTCTGACTTCTCCGACTGCCTGTCCCCAGATCAAG AGCCCCTTTCAAGAGACTTCACCCAAGCTAATGGAGACCAGCAGCGCCAGTTGCCAAGCAGAGCCAGAGAGTTACCAGCTGGAAATCACCAGCACATGCTCAGCTATCAGCACAGTTGGCAATGCCAGCCTCTCACTGGAACAGGCTGTCATGTTAGTCCTGGCTGTTGAGaaattcaaaaagaaattgaagcAGGCGTCTGGTGATGGCTGGGAATACGATGGAGACTCTTTCATGGACACTGACTTGCTGGGGAACTTCAGGGCGATCATCGAGG AAGCCACCACCTGCAGCAGCTATGATGATGCTGAAAATGTGAGCAGCACTTACAGATTCATGTCGAGCGAACGCCGCCAGGTGAAGGATGATCAAGACAGATCCCTGATCCTCTCGGAGAATCTCCAGCTCCTGGCCATGACCTTGCAGCAGCCAAAGAATGCAG TTCAATTGGATATGAGGTACTACAAGACAGCTGCAGGCAATGACGTTGAAGGTTTGCCTGTTGTTCTGAAAATCAGCAGCCAGAACCTGTACCTCTCATGCACAGGACCACAAGACAGACCCATCATGCAGCTGGAG AAATGGGACCAGAATCTGCAGAATATCAGCAGCGCCACTGACCTGCTTCGATTTGTGTTCTTTAAGAAGGTCTTCAGCTCTGGCCTGCACTTTGAGCTTGAATCAGCCAAGTACCACGGCTGGTACATCAGCACCTCCAGAAAGAACAGGCAGCCTGTCGAAATGGATGAGAAGGAGAACCACAAGCGAATCACAGTTTTCACAGCTGACTGA